One Methylophilus sp. TWE2 DNA segment encodes these proteins:
- the accD gene encoding acetyl-CoA carboxylase, carboxyltransferase subunit beta, with amino-acid sequence MSWLDKIPQKIKRAVGSVQKRNVPEGLWHKCDSCQTVLYRTDLDANLEVCPQCGHHHRLGARDRLNVLLDAEGRVEIGADVTPVDALKFKDSKTYAERMKAAQRDVKEKDALIVMRGTIESVPVVAAVFEFKFMGGSMGSVVGERFVRGVQAAIENKCAFICISASGGARMQEGLLSLMQMAKTSAALTKLSEAGLPYVSVLTDPTMGGVSASFAMLGDVIVAEPNALIGFAGPRVIEQTVRETLPEGFQRAEFLLTHGAIDMIIDRREMRAKLSQLLSSLLNLTKAA; translated from the coding sequence ATGAGTTGGTTAGACAAGATTCCACAAAAGATTAAACGCGCCGTTGGCTCCGTACAGAAGCGCAATGTGCCTGAGGGGCTGTGGCATAAATGCGATTCCTGCCAGACGGTTCTTTACCGGACAGATCTGGATGCCAACCTGGAGGTGTGTCCTCAATGTGGACATCACCATCGTTTGGGTGCGCGTGATCGTCTCAATGTACTGCTTGATGCAGAAGGACGTGTTGAGATTGGGGCCGATGTCACGCCAGTGGATGCGTTGAAGTTCAAGGATAGTAAAACTTATGCTGAGCGTATGAAAGCTGCACAGCGTGATGTAAAAGAAAAAGATGCACTGATTGTCATGCGCGGTACGATAGAAAGCGTGCCTGTGGTCGCCGCGGTGTTTGAATTCAAGTTCATGGGTGGTTCCATGGGGTCTGTGGTCGGTGAGCGTTTTGTGCGCGGCGTGCAGGCAGCAATCGAGAATAAATGTGCATTTATCTGTATTTCTGCCAGTGGCGGTGCGCGTATGCAGGAAGGGCTTTTGTCATTGATGCAAATGGCTAAAACCAGTGCGGCATTGACCAAATTGTCTGAGGCCGGACTACCTTATGTTTCCGTGCTGACTGATCCGACTATGGGTGGCGTGTCTGCCAGTTTTGCCATGCTTGGCGATGTGATTGTGGCTGAGCCGAATGCGCTAATTGGTTTTGCCGGGCCGCGCGTGATTGAGCAGACCGTTCGCGAAACTTTGCCGGAGGGTTTTCAGCGCGCAGAATTCCTGCTGACGCACGGTGCCATTGATATGATCATAGACCGCCGTGAAATGCGTGCAAAACTGAGTCAGTTATTGTCCAGCTTGTTGAATCTAACCAAAGCTGCCTGA